Proteins encoded together in one Carya illinoinensis cultivar Pawnee chromosome 3, C.illinoinensisPawnee_v1, whole genome shotgun sequence window:
- the LOC122304560 gene encoding monooxygenase 2-like, with translation MSVFTPNSGFGNSGSFEESKGWSVGVREIQRVKSNRVVHRKALLEALAEEVPIDSIRFSSKLKSIENQTQEGSSFAIIHMDDGASIKAKALIGCDGVHSFVARWLGLAAPVNSGRWAVRGLAIFPDGHGLNHEIQQFVTIGKRAAVAPLNDNEIYWFLVCKFSSKGEDHIAHDPEMIKREVTDNLAKDFPPLYLRVVQHSDLSTLTWAPLMFRFPWDLIFGNLSKGNVTVAGDAMHPMTPELGQGGCAALEDAVVLGRHIGNLIIQNKRLVAGDPLAGALERYTKERSWRAATLITGSYLSGWVQQDGSGWWMKFLRDVIFFRLLFTRIFNFIQYDCGELPCVSSNSLELENRSKIE, from the exons aTGTCAGTTTTCACCCCTAATAGCGGGTTTGGCAACAGCGGTAGCTTTGAAGAGAGTAAGGGTTGGAGCGTTGGTGTTAGAGAAATCCAGAGGGTTAAGAGCAACAG aGTAGTACATCGTAAAGCCTTACTGGAAGCTCTGGCAGAAGAAGTGCCAATTGACTCCATCCGTTTCTCTTCTAAGCTCAAGTCCATTGAAAACCAAACACAAGAAGGCTCATCCTTTGCTATCATTCATATGGACGATGGAGCTAGCATCAAAGCAAAG GCTCTTATAGGGTGTGATGGGGTACACTCGTTTGTGGCACGTTGGTTAGGACTCGCTGCGCCAGTCAACTCCGGCCGATGGGCAGTGCGTGGATTGGCCATATTTCCCGATGGCCATGGATTGAACCATGAAATACAACAATTTGTAACAATCGGCAAAAGGGCTGCTGTCGCTCCTCTCAATGATAACGAGATCTACTGGTTTCTCGTCTGCAAATTTTCCTCAAAAG GAGAAGATCACATCGCACATGACCCCGAGATGATAAAAAGAGAAGTTACTGACAATCTTGCCAAGGATTTTCCCCCATTGTACTTAAGGGTTGTACAGCATTCAGATCTCTCTACTCTTACATGGGCTCCACTGATGTTTAGGTTTCCATGGGACTTGATATTCGGAAACTTGAGCAAAGGGAATGTTACAGTCGCAGGTGATGCCATGCATCCTATGACACCAGAACTCGGACAAGGTGGTTGCGCTGCATTGGAAGATGCCGTTGTTTTAGGCAGACACATTGGAAACTTAATTATCCAAAACAAAAGACTTGTTGCTGGAGATCCGTTGGCTGGAGCCTTGGAAAGATATACCAAGGAGAGGAGCTGGCGTGCCGCTACCTTGATCACGGGCTCGTATCTATCAGGGTGGGTACAACAAGATGGATCTGGATGGTGGATGAAATTCTTGAGGGATGTGATTTTCTTTAGGCTTCTCTTCACgagaatatttaattttatacagTATGATTGTGGTGAGCTGCCCTGTGTTTCATCAAACAGTCTTGAATTGGAGAACCGAAGTAAGATTGAGTAG